TTGCATCTGCTCGTTCTGCAGGAAAAGAAGTAGAATTTAAAGGTGAAAAATATAAAATAGAAGAAGTAAAACCTGAAAGCTTTGATAATATAGATATAGCTTTATTTTCAGCAGGTGGTTCTACAAGTAAAAAATGGGCTCCTATAGCAGTAGAAAAAGGAGCCATTGTGGTGGATAACTCTTCTGCCTGGAGAATGGATGAAAATGTACCATTAGTAGTACCTGAAGTAAATCCTGAAGATGTAAAATGGCATAAAGGGATAATAGCAAATCCAAACTGTTCAACAATTCAAATGGTTGTAGCATTATATCCTATACATAAAGAAAAAAATATAAAAAGAATAATAGTTTCTACATATCAAGCAGTATCAGGTGCAGGTGCTAAAGCTATAGAAGATTTAAGAAAGGAAACTGAAGCAAAACTTAAAGGTGAAGATTATAAACCTGAAGCTTTACCAAATCATATAGCTTTTAATGTAATACCTCATATAGATGTATTCTTAGATAATCTTCATACAAAAGAAGAGATGAAAATGGTTAATGAAACAAGAAAAATAATGCATGCTCCAGACATTAAAGTTTCTCCTACTTGTGCAAGGGTACCTGTTTTTAATGGCCATAGTGAAAGTGTTGTAATTGAAACAGAAAAGCCAATTACAGTAGAAGAAACAAGAGAGATTTTAAGAAATGCTCCAGGAGTTATAGTAGAAGATGATCCTTTCAATAATATATATCCAATGCCTATAAATGCAGATGGTAAAGATGAAGTTTTTGTAGGAAGAATTAAGAAAGATTTAGCATTTGATAATGGAATTGCTATGTGGATAGTTGCAGATAATTTAAGAAAAGGTGCCGCTACAAATGCAGTACAAATAGCAGAGCTTCTTATTAAATATAATTTAGTTTAAAGGAGTAAATTTTGTCTCAAATAGTAAAACCTTTAGAAGATAGCCTTTCTTATGAGCTTTTTGGAATAAAATTTAAAAATCCTGTGTGGACTGCTTCTGGATGTTTTTCTTATGGTCTTGAAGTTGCAGAAAATCTTTATGATATTTCAAAACTTGGAGCAGTTGTTGTAAAAGGTTTATCTTATGAGCCAAGGACAGGAAATCCTCCTCAAAGAATTGTAGAAACTCCTGCTGGAATGCTTAATTCTATAGGCCTTCAAAATCCGGGAGTGAAATATTTTGCAGAAAATATACTTCCAAAATTAAAAAAATATGACACAATAATCATTGCAAATGTTTTTGGTGAAGATGAAGAAGAATATTTAAAAGTTGCAGATTTTCTAAATAAAACAGATGGAGTTCATGCATTAGAGTTAAATGTTTCTTGCCCTAATGTAAAAAAAGGTGGTATAGCATTTGGCTCTGATCCTGAAACCCTTTACAATCTTGTTTATAAATTAAAACAAATAACAGATAAACCAATCTTAGTAAAATTAAGTCCTAATATTACAGATATAAGAGATACTGCTAATGCTTGCATAGAGGCAAAAGCAGATGGATTAGTGCTAATAAATACTCTTCTTGGAATGGCTATAGATGTAGAAAAAGAACAACCAATCCTTGCTACAAAAACAGGAGGACTTTCAGGACCTGCAATTTTACCAGTAGCAGTAAGAATGATTTATCAAGTTTTTGAAA
The Hydrogenothermus marinus DNA segment above includes these coding regions:
- a CDS encoding aspartate-semialdehyde dehydrogenase, with amino-acid sequence MRKYNVAILGASGAVGKVMLKVLEERDFPINNLKLLASARSAGKEVEFKGEKYKIEEVKPESFDNIDIALFSAGGSTSKKWAPIAVEKGAIVVDNSSAWRMDENVPLVVPEVNPEDVKWHKGIIANPNCSTIQMVVALYPIHKEKNIKRIIVSTYQAVSGAGAKAIEDLRKETEAKLKGEDYKPEALPNHIAFNVIPHIDVFLDNLHTKEEMKMVNETRKIMHAPDIKVSPTCARVPVFNGHSESVVIETEKPITVEETREILRNAPGVIVEDDPFNNIYPMPINADGKDEVFVGRIKKDLAFDNGIAMWIVADNLRKGAATNAVQIAELLIKYNLV
- a CDS encoding dihydroorotate dehydrogenase yields the protein MSQIVKPLEDSLSYELFGIKFKNPVWTASGCFSYGLEVAENLYDISKLGAVVVKGLSYEPRTGNPPQRIVETPAGMLNSIGLQNPGVKYFAENILPKLKKYDTIIIANVFGEDEEEYLKVADFLNKTDGVHALELNVSCPNVKKGGIAFGSDPETLYNLVYKLKQITDKPILVKLSPNITDIRDTANACIEAKADGLVLINTLLGMAIDVEKEQPILATKTGGLSGPAILPVAVRMIYQVFEKYGSFVPIIGVGGITTTEDALQHFLAGAVAIQIGTANFYDPYSPLKVIEGLRKHLNKKGYEHILQLVGKAHKLSIS